In Phaseolus vulgaris cultivar G19833 chromosome 10, P. vulgaris v2.0, whole genome shotgun sequence, a single genomic region encodes these proteins:
- the LOC137819155 gene encoding LOW QUALITY PROTEIN: DNA repair protein RAD4-like (The sequence of the model RefSeq protein was modified relative to this genomic sequence to represent the inferred CDS: inserted 2 bases in 1 codon; deleted 1 base in 1 codon): protein MKDIERLQRNFLWGWDSEGRKISWVSWKKVYESKEDGGLGVISLRRFNFALLGKWIWRLGSENTGLWKEVLDSKYGVFPLNFAEDQTGAQQNSEDGNKFQSPSDNGALTEISREAVGKLLRRANKVGTSRKKRQLSFEPEXNGNQVLDPMLQSKTSEVGHCSRNSLGNASAGEKCSSSVQEYFDNKEELDDSDWEDGVVARDDHPVTIELNLTPNKTVQKQVRRASVEDKELAELVHRVHLLSLLARGRLIDNACDDPLIQASLLSLLPAHLLQLSNVKKLTSKALYPLISWFHDNFHVKNCNNREASPCFGLASALESQEGSPEEIAALSVALLRALNLTARFVSVLDVSPLKAFQVASGSSCGIFKTSTPMVSKRKVDFKSPQESLSCSERENVCESSLVHSQKSKKCRVTKHMDQSRDPPIVEVRNDSVANSKASETQDSNLESSLTNKSRKSKRKGDLEFDMQLEMALSATAVESQDKSGANPDSSCFSSPSKRVKRVTGEESSTSSQVISTAIGSMKVGSPLYWAEVYCSEENLTGKWVHVDAVNLIIDGEDKVEAMVAACKKSLRYVVAFAGQGAKDVTRRYCMKWYKIASHRVNSTWWDLVLAPLRDLESGATGGVNNLRKSQSISKQSNTMDSFVPTRSSIEDIELETRALTEPLPTNQQAYKSHPLYALEKWLTKYQVLHPKGPILGFCSGHSVYPRTCVQTVKTKERWLREGLQVKPNEHPVKELQRSIKPQKVQDSEADDYGCSDSMDKIKLYGKWQLEPLNLPHAVNGIVPRNERGQVDVWSEKCLPPGTVHLRFPKAFSVAKRLEIDYAPAMVGFEFKNGRSYPVFDGIVVCSEFKDVLLEAYAEEEERRQAEEKKRDEKQALSRWYQLLSSIVTRQRLNNRYISNSLSSEMPTGGQCINNESSATVGDSYDKNHNVKQQVDQCDTSLGASLSTPVKDHEHMFLKEFESFDRETSLLTKRCQCGFTVQVEEL, encoded by the exons TATTTCCCCTCAATTTTGCAGAAGATCAAACTGGAGCCCAACAAAACTCAGAAGATGGAAACAAATTTCAATCACCTAGTGATAATG GAGCACTGACCGAAATATCTCGAGAGGCTGTTGGAAAGCTTCTGCGCCGTGCTAATAAAGTTGGCACTTCCCGGAAAAAGAGACA GCTGAGTTTTGAGCCAGA CAATGGAAACCAAGTCTTGGATCCAATGCTTCAATCAAAGACGTCAGAGGTTGGACATTGTAGTAGAAATTCCTTGGGAAATGCTTCTGCTGGGGAGAAATGTAGTAGTTCAGTTCAGGAGTACTTCGATAACAAGGAAGAGCTGGATGACTCAGATTGGGAAGATGGTGTAGTTGCCAGGGATGATCATCCTGTAACAATTGAATTGAATCTGACCCCTAATAAAACCGTACAGAAACAAGTTCGACGAGCTTCTGTGGAGGATAAG GAGTTGGCTGAACTTGTACACAgggttcatttgctttctttACTCGCTCGAGGAAGATTAATAGACAATGCTTGTGATGATCCTCTTATTCAG GCTTCTTTGCTTTCTCTACTACCAGCACACTTGCTCCAGCTGTCAAATGTTAAAAAACTCACTTCAAAAGCTCTATATCCTTTAATATCATGG TTCCACGATAATTTCCATGTTAAAAACTGTAAT AATAGAGAAGCTTCACCATGCTTTGGTTTGGCCTCAGCTTTAGAATCACAAGAGGGCAGTCCTGAAGAG ATTGCAGCATTATCAGTGGCTCTATTAAGAGCTTTAAATCTTACAGCCAG GTTTGTGTCCGTTTTGGATGTTTCCCCTCTTAAAGCGTTTCAAGTTGCAAGTGGATCTAGTTGCGGGATATTTAAAACTTCTACACCAATGGTATCTAAGCGAAAAGTGGATTTTAAATCACCTCAAGAATCATTATCTTGTAGTGAGAGAGAGAATGTCTGTGAAAGTTCTCTTGTCCATTCACAGAAAAGTAAGAAATGTCGTGTGACAAAGCACATGGATCAGTCTAGAGATCCTCCTATTGTTGAAGTAAGAAATGATAGTGTTGCAAACTCGAAAGCTTCTGAGACACAAGATAGTAACCTGGAATCGTCTCTCACCAACAAATCTCGTAAATCAAAGAGGAAAGGAGATCTTGAATTTGATATGCAGTTGGAAATGGCTCTTTCTGCTACAGCCGTTGAATCTCAGGACAAGTCAGGTGCAAATCCTGACTCTTCCTGTTTTTCTTCTCCATCCAAAAGAGTGAAAAGGGTTACAGGTGAAGAATCATCAACCTCCTCCCAAGTAATTTCTACAGCAATTGGATCAATGAAAGTAGGATCTCCTCTGTATTGGGCAGAAGTATATTGCAGTGAAGAAAATTTGACAGGAAAGTGGGTGCATGTTGATGCTGTCAATTTGATTATTGATGGAGAGGACAAGGTTGAAGCCATGGTAGCTGCATGCAAAAAATCTTTGAGATATGTTGTTGCCTTTGCTGGGCAAGGGGCCAAAGATGTGACCCGCAG GTATTGTATGAAGTGGTACAAGATAGCTTCACATCGAGTCAATTCAACATGGTGGGATCTCGTGTTGGCACCATTGAGAGACTTGGAGTCTGGGGCAACTGGAGGTgtgaataatttaagaaaaagcCAAAGCATTTCCAAGCAATCCAATACTATGGATTCTTTTGTCCCTACTAGGAGCTCTATTGAGGATATTGAGTTGGAAACTAGAGCATTAACTGAACCTCTTCCTACCAATCAGCAG GCCTACAAAAGTCATCCACTTTATGCCTTAGAAAAATGGCTTACGAAGTATCAAGTACTTCATCCAAAGGGTCCAATACTGGGCTTTTGTTCAGGTCACTCAGTTTATCCTAGGACTTGTGTGCAAACAGTTAAGACAAAAGAGAGGTGGCTGCGAGAAGGGCTTCAAGTTAAACCCAATGAACATCCTGTGAAG GAGCTTCAACGTTCCATAAAGCCTCAAAAGGTACAAGATTCTGAAGCTGATGACTATGGCTGCAGTGACTCTATGGACAAAATTAAACTTTATGGGAAGTGGCAACTGGAACCGTTAAATTTGCCTCATGCTGTGAATGGGATAGTTCCCAGG AATGAACGAGGTCAAGTAGATGTTTGGTCTGAGAAATGTCTTCCACCAGGGACCGTACACTTAAGGTTTCCAAAAGCCTTTTCTGTTGCCAAGAGACTTGAAATTGATTATGCGCCAGCTATGGTtggttttgaatttaaaaacgGTCGTTCATATCCTGTCTTTGATGGTATTGTTGTGTGTTCCGAGTTCAAGGATGTACTGCTAGAG GCTTAtgcagaggaagaagaaaggcgACAAgctgaagaaaagaaaagggatGAAAAACAGGCTCTTAGTCGGTGGTACCAACTTCTTTCTTCTATTGTAACTCGTCAGAGGTTAAATAATCGTTATATTAGTAACAGTTTGTCTTCAGAGATGCCAACTGGTGGCCAATGCATAAATAATGAGTCGAGTGCCACAGTTGGTGATAGCTATGACAAGAATCACAACGTAAAACAACAGGTGGACCAGTGTGATACCAGTCTTGGTGCATCATTAAGCACTCCAGTAAAAGATCATGAGCATATGTTTCTGAAAGAGTTCGAGAGCTTTGACAGGGAAACCTCTCTATTGACAAAGCGATGTCAGTGTGGATTTACAGTCCAAGTGGAAGAATTATAA